Below is a window of Sus scrofa isolate TJ Tabasco breed Duroc chromosome 10, Sscrofa11.1, whole genome shotgun sequence DNA.
TAGATCTATGGATCTGAGACCCAGGGAGATAAAACTGTTGGGTGTAAATGTGTCCGTAGATAATATTGAATCAAAAAGGACCAAATGAGGAGCAGATAGAAAAACAGGAGACTCCAATAGCTGAGCCCTGGGGTACAACAGAATTGAAGGGTCAGGGAGGTtatgggtgtgtgggtgtgttttaGTGCTGTTGGAGTAGCGGTGATTTGCCACACGCTGTGAGCTTCCAGTGTACAGCCACACAAATCAGCCGTACACATTCATACATACCTGCTCttcttcagagtcttttcccGTCTAGGTTATTGCAGCATATAGAGCAGAGTTCCCTGCGCTTTGCGGCAGGTTCTTGTTCGTTATctattccgtgtgtgtgtgtgtgtgtgtgtgtgtgtgtgtgtgtgtaatgtatgtgacatatatatttacacagtCCATGTGTGTATGTCAAATCCCAAGCCCCCAGATTTTCCCTTTACCTCACgtttcccttttggcaaccaaGTTTGACTTCGAGATGTGTGAGTCTCATAGGTGTGTTAACTATATCATTTACATACCTGCGAACAATCCTTGATGAGCTAGATTTGGAGTTAAAAAAACTTGAGCTTCTCAAGAATGAAACTGAGGCAAACAGCATGTCGTCGGGAAAATTTGGCCCTCTGAAATATCACTCACGAAGCACCCAGATCTGTGGACTTGGTGTGAAGTTGGCAGTGCTCCCAAGATTTTGGTAAATATTAAGTAGATTCCACCTTGTTTGGCGTTGAACCCCCTCGACACGACAGACACTGATTATAAAGATGAATTTTGCATCGCGCATCCTGAAACGGCCACTAGGTGGCAGAAAAGCATTCGCTAAATTGACTATGAAATTGCAGGCGCGCTCACTCTcgctctctcctctccctctctctgctccttttGAACCCTCTGAATTTAAAGATGAATATGTCTATTTAGTGCACAATACTATTTTGAAAGATGTGAGCCACTATTTTCGTCAGAGAGCCGGCAGAGGCGATGTCAGGACACCTGTCTATAATGCAACCAGGGTGAGCCCGGTGTGTGGGGAATGGGCACTTCTTTGGGTTTGGAAATACCTGAATTAAGAGGTGGTCTAGCGAGGAGTAAATTGACTATAATGAGACTGTTAGGCCTTATTCTTAAACTTTTGATGTCAACGCTTTTCAGCTTGGAGCAAGACGAGAAGGGCTCAGAATGCAGAAAGCAAAAAACCCTCTTGGAAAAAGTAAAGCCGCCTTGGCTGGAGCTTGCTGTTGGGATTCTCTGCAGCCACCATGTCACTAAAGCACAAGCCTGTTCAATTGAGAAGGTTTATTTCCTCCTGCTCTCCTTGGGGTGCTGGCGCCCACACTGACCTGCTCCTTGCAGCCACTGGGTCAGCCTCAAAAATAACGAGGCCCGTTTCCCATGCCTAGACAGCCTAGGCTGCAGGTGCGTCCTGGCCTTGGAATTGTGTTAAAAGGACTCCCAGCCAATCCTGGCACAGGACAAGTCTGAGGGCCCCTCGGTTGCTTTAACGCTGGGTGTGTCCGTAACCGGCCTTCCCACAACTCAAATAAGTTCTGCCCGTAAGACACACAAAGGCAGCCTTTCCACGTCGTCACACAGTCAAGGGTGAGTTGTGTTCATTTACCATCTACCGAACGACTTCCAGAACCACGATTTTGCACTGAAAAACTACACATAGGCAAttaaagcaaggaaagaaagagcaggTAATGCAGTTGAGTTGGGTTCTCTGCAAAGGTGTTCGTTTGCTTCTAATTTTGCTTTAGAGTATGCTGTATCTCTCATGGCACTGACTGTTTCCTTTTGCAATGGTATTATGTTCAGCATACTTTAAACACCAAGTTAAACTTGTTTTTCTGCTCTTTGGCGTCGAAGACTTAACTCTTCCTACTTCTTACCAAGGCTCTTTTGTAGTCAGCCCGGGAAAACTGTGTGTGTCCTTTAAGATTCCTCGGGGACTGGGACGCTGGGCTGGGAGGGTCTCACCACCTCGATTAGATAGCAAATTGAGCCCAGACAGGCTTCTTGTATCTCTGACCCTTGACAATGGCTTAAACTGAGCATTTCATTGATAAGATTTGGTGGCTTATTGACACACATGCCTAAACGTATGCTTGTGACCATATGTGCATTCGTGCAGTCATTGCCCATAAATCCTCTTAAAATTCAGTCTGTGGTCTTCATTTGGGTAGACGGCTGAGGATTCTCTCACATTATTGTCATTACTGACTAATTGGGAATTCTTTCCAGGATTTTACTGGTGTTTTCATTAATCctgcttttcctttgctctttctccctctctcctgccttctgtcggcttgtttattttcctttttttcttcttcttctggctttGAAGCTCTGCCTTCTACTTTCATGATTTTTCTAGTTACCTTGAAATTGTCAACATGCACAGCTGTCTTCGCCAACCTATTCCAAAGCAATGCATAAAGAAGTCACCCCTTCATATTTTTGCTCTTGGGGTCTAATGCTTCATACTTCATGGTTTTTAACTGTGCCCCATGGACATAGCATTTTTCAGTCACTCTCAAGATTTGTCACTTTATATTTCTGTCCTCCATCTCGCTCTTGCTTCTGGGTTCAGTTTCCTTCTAGTTGACACACAATTGGATCTTACTCATCATTCAGCGAAGATATAGGAATGGTGAACTTCGGTGTTATAGGTTGTCAGATGTCATTATTTTACTCTCCATAATTGCTTAGCTGGATATTGAATTCTACATGGCAGTAGTTGATTGCCTTCTGGTCTCAGTTGCTGCTGATTTGCAGTCAGCCTTCAGCCTAACGCGCCATAGCTATTATAAATGGCAAGGTTTTCCGTCATGTCTATGATCTAGgtttgatgttatttttttaacctctcttgGTATTCTCCATGTTGTATTTGTAAGTTTTTGTAGTGACAGCACCCACAGCAGGCTGGTTTGCAGTGGAGTCCCGGGGACCCGGCCTGGCAGACGTCTCTCTCTCTAGGGTAATTTTATGTTTGCCGCTGAGACTGCCGTGGGCTGCACTGCCTTCAGGTCACCCAGCTTCACCTCGGGTCCTTATGCTGTGGGAGGACTACGAGTCCAGGCCCTGTGCCAGTGTGTGGTCCATGTGGCCTGTGGCTCCAGTTTTTCTCAGGTCACTATTTCCACCCAAGTTGCTAGGAGGGGACAAATTGTTTTGCCACTTTTGCAGGCCAGCAGGTCGTCTTTTTTCATCCAGagtttacagataagaaaacacttaggagttcccgttgtggctcagtggaaacgaacctaacATCCCTGacgatgccagtttgatccctggcctcgctcagtggattaaggatctgaaattgctgtagctgtggtgtagactggcagctactgctccgattctaccccctaacacgggaacctccatatgctgcgggtatggccctaaaaagcaaaaataaataaaagtattttatgctttttcgCACCCCATTCACAGGATGTGTAGGTTAGACCCTCTCCTCTCTTGCATGGGTATTAAAACTCCAGCCCCAAGGCCCATATCTGGTCCTGAAACCCCAGGAGCCATCCCAGTTCAGCTCAGCTGAATGATGCTAcgtgtcctttctttttctgacacccaggcctggctggctctcctcctgtcttcctctttttctcctccctccttccttccttctccttcctttttctctgactCTCTTCTTACCTCCTTAGAGCCATCTGATGTAATATTTGGTTTGTTTAATTTTACCCAGCACTTCTGTGTGTTTGAACAGGAAGGAAAATTCTTCCACGTCAGCTCAGCCTGCCATGTTTGCTgataaaaccttaaaatatactaaatatgAAGGCAACAGTGTCCTTACTACGTTAGAATCATACCTGATAGACATACAGCATTAAGTGATAAGGACTTGACCATAACCAGCTTTTATTAAATACTTACTATTTGAGAACTcctgtgtatgtatttatttatttactccttAATTTTACAAGGTCAGTAGCAGGCTCACATCCATGTTCAAATTATTCTTAttctatagatgaagaaaccaagacaTCAGGATATTAATTAGTAGGATTTTTTAACCTTGGCAGTCTGTCTCCGTGCTTGTTGGCTTTGTTAAAATTTAActtaggcgttcctgtcatggcgcaatggaaacgaatccaactggaatccatgaggtttggggttcaaaccctggcctctctcagtgggttaaggatctggcattgctgtgagctatggtgtaggttatagacgcggctcggatctggcaatgctgtggcagtggtgtaggctggcagctatagctctgatttgcctgctagcctggaaacttccatatgccatgggtatggccctaaaaagaaaaaaaaaaatcttaaatacaaGTAATATTAGGTCTAGATTCTGATTCATTTAGACACATCTATGCAGTCAAGTTATCACCACTACACTCATGAtatctcttagaaaaaaaatctctcaccCCCAAAAATCACATAGtacctggcttctttcatttagcctGTTGCTTTTGAGAGTCCTTCAGAATGCTGCAACTGTTAGTcatccattacttttttttttttttttttttggctgtaccacagcacagggaagttcctgggccagggatggaacctgggctgcagctgtgacctacaccacagttgcagcaacactggatccttaacccactgcaccgggccaggcgTGGAACCCccgcctcagcagtgacccaatccttagctccctgcaccacagcaggaaatccagtTGACCTTGTAattgctgagcagtattccactgAATAGTAAACAACATTCTGTTCATCCATTCACCAGCTCATGgaaatttggattgtttccagtttgaagctcttacaaataaagctgctatgaacattcacgtACAAAGCTCTAGGTGGATACATATTTTCCTGTCTCTTGGGCAAATTTCCAGACAGGGAATGACTAGTTATATGCTAAATATATTTGACTTTTCAGGTGTGGTCAAAGTGGTTTCCGAAGGGGCTGTACCATTTGCATTGTCACTAGCAAGCTGCGTGTGAGAGTTCTCATGGCTTCACTTCCTCCTCAACACTTGATGTGgttagtctttttaatttttaccttctCTTGACTATGTTATGATGTCTCATATAGTttccatttgcctttctctaatgaCAAACAACATGGAGCATCTTTGTCCTACATTTACTTGGCATCTGTAAATCTTTGCTGAAGGGTTTGCTTAAATCCTGTGCCTgtattttaattgagttgtttgtattttaCACATTGCAGTCACTTTTATATATCCTGAAAATaagccccttatcagatatataattggtaaatattttcaCCTGTCTAAACAAAGCCTGTATTCTTAACCATCACTTATATTGCTCCtcaatatttatagaaatgattGAGGAATTTCCACAGGGCAATGGCTGTTTCCTACTGGCCATGGTGGCTTTTGCAATTAATAAGAGATAAAGGAACTCtgctgacattttaattttttatttttatttatttatttatttattttttgccttttacggccgcacctgtggcatgtggaggttcccaggctaggggtcaaattggagctgtagctgctggcctacaccacagccacagcaacacctacaccacagctcatggcaacaccggacccctAAACCACTgcgcaaagccagggattggatccgcatcctcatggatcctagttgggttcattaccgctgagctacaatgggaactcctctgtgcacATTTTTATTTGAGGACCCAAAGTTCACAGTTTCACTACTAATtgaatcttttccattttggtacAGAACTAAAGAGTCCTTTCTTGGATTTGAAGAATTGATGAAATTACAGCTTGGATGACCTGTGACCTCTGTCTTTACAATCCACTGAAAATAATCAGACCCATCTCTGCTATATAAACAGTATCTTGGGCAGCTTGTCCCAAGGcatcctgtttttcatttcctggttgttttgtttccttatggaaaaagacagtttccAGCAGAGAGAACTAGACAAGAGTGAGCCTCCCCAGAGGAAAACGCCCAAAAGAATTATCCATTTTGCTGATGGAGACATCATGGAAGAATATAgcacagaagaggaggaagaggaagaaaacaaggaGCTGAGAACAAATTCAACCCCAGATCCTGTAAGCTCGGGCGATCGTTACGAGCACGATGGGGGCTGAACGAATGCGAGGTTAAGCAGACAAGTTTTAAAGTAACTCCTTGTTCTCCTGGGTTTGCTTTCTAGATCCATGTGTAATCAACATAATTGTGCTAATCTTAGTTTTCCCACttaggagagagaaaatggaacatATTACAAAGCATTCTGAAGCCCCCACACCGAGAGCTCTGTAGTTACCCCTCTGTTAGTACTTTACTCTAAcctgacttttctctctctctctatttctcagTCTAGACTTGCATGGGGGCCCTACCTTTGGTTCTGGGCAGGACGAATAGCAAGGATTTCATTTTCTAGTAAGTACTGCTAAagctcatttttttctgtccaaaAGGTAGACTTACAGACCCTGGGAGTCAGCTGGGCCTTCCAGCGGCTTactacccccccgcccccgccccttgTGCCCCACTGCGTCCTGAAGGTCTGGTCCCTTCCAGCATCTGCCTGAACATCCCCAAGGCCCGGCACCTCCCATCTCCAGGCGGCACTGCCACCTGTTCCCAACTCTGGTTAGTAAATGCTCTCTTCTGTTTTATCTTCATTTAAGGTTCTTCCCATTTGTCCtagttgtctttttaaggccagacAAAGCCATCCAGAGTCTTCTCTCCTAAGACAGAGTTTTTCATATTTGAAGACAGTAGTCAGTCCTTCCTGGGTGGGCACTTCACCTGAAGAATCGtcagagggttgtttttttttttttttttaactactgttATCTGATCCAGTTCTAAGTTTCCTTGTCACCATCACTGTATTATAAACAAGAATTTTATTGACCCTCCCAGGGGTGTGATGAATGGCCTATGTGACTATCTCTAAGAGATGAAATACTAAAtcttattttgtttgactttcaccaattaaaaaaaaaccacagttggCAACATCTAAATACCCTTTTCCATCTAACTTACATGTGCTTGTGTATATGGCAAGGAGGAAAACAACTTGAAAAGTCTGAAAAAaggagtcctgctgtggctcagaggggtcaagaacctgactaggatccatgaggacacgggtacaatccttggccttgttcagtgggttaaggatccggtgttgccgtgagctgtggtgtaggtcgcagatgtggctcagatcccacgttgctgtggctgtggtgtagctggcagctgcatctccgattggacccctagcctgggaacttccatatgccgcaagttcggacctaaaaagaaaaaaaaatcggagaaaatataaaatattgctgttagaaatttattttcatttattccttaggtaaacatttataaagtgggttaaggatccagctttgccgtgagctgttgtgcaggtcgcagacgtggcttggatcctgcgttgctgtggctgtggctgtggccggctgctatagctcccatttgccccctagcctgggagcttccacaggtcaaggatgcagccctaaaaagacaaaacaaaacaaaacaaaggaataagTGCTTTTAGATCAAAGTGTAGGGTTAATAATTTGGAAGTTACTCTAGAGACCTGGGTGAGTCCTCATCTTATCTCGACCACAATATGCTGCCAGGAGGAGTGCTGCACCCTCATCAGGGCAAAGCCGTGTGACGAGGGGGCTCTTTGGGCAGGAGGGGCCTTGGCGATCAGGTCGGTGAAAGAAGCAGAAGACAGCACAGCAGTAGGAGAGCATGAACGAGAACAGGAACCACGGCGACCTCCATGCTGGTCTGACCGTGTGGCCGGGATAGGTCACAGGGGAGTCACCTGCCTCCTGGGTTCCACACAGAACCGGAGCCTTAAAGTGCTTCTGCCTGGGGCTTCCAGGTTGTAGTGGAGGTGGAAACACGCTGGCAGTCAGTGCCCTGGTCTCTACACAGGGACTCTGCTTAGAGCTGGAACCCTGGTGGCATTGGTGATGactttcttccatttaaaattcTAGTAGGTTAGAGGCAGGAGACCTTCTTGAGACttattctgatattttattatttttttcattttatggccacacctgcagcatatagaagttcccaggctaggggctgaatcagagctgcagctgccagcctacccacagccacggcaatgccagatccgagccacatctgctacctgtgccacagcctatGGGAACACCAGGTGCTTAACtgactgaacaaggtcagggatcgaacccacatcctcacagtcactatgtcaggttcttaacccactgagccacagtgggaactcctaatattttggaaatttctctTCTGCCCATGTAGTAGGCAAACATTAAAAAGCTCGAGTATTTCTGAAAGCATGTTACAAAAGTAGGAAGCATCATTTTGATGGCCTGTAGGAGCAATCTCTTCAGAAGCTGGAATAAATCATAGGAATCAGAAAGGCCTGTaggagggggaggagggtcagaactcctataattttaaaGCAGAGCATCTCTAGGAGAGACCTTCTGGAAACCTCTCATTGCTAAATCTTTATCCTTGACTGTGCCTGTCTCACCACTGAGCCTGCAGGCAACCATGCTACTGGAGCTGAAGGCAGGCAGACAGGAAAGGAAAGCCTTAGACTGCTGCTTGAGAAGgagttgtgtttgtttgtttgttttgttttccagtggCTGCACAGGAAgcccgtggaagttcccagaccagggcttgaatctgagccacagctgcaacctatgctgaagcttcagcaatgccagatcctttaatccactgcgctgggctgggaatcaaccCTGGTCTCTGCattgacccaaaccactgcagctggattcttaacccagtgtccACCGTGGGAACTCTAGGAGTTTGTTTGGATGCACAGAAGAATTTCTGAGATGGGTCTTAGCATCACTGGATTTGCTTTGGGGTCTAATCTGCAGTCACTCCCAGATGATGATCAGATGACAGGCAAGGGCACGGGGATCATCTGACCTTCGGGACCAAGGCTGCTCCTGTGCTTAAGTGTTTTGAAAATCTCTCCTGATATATTCATCTGGAAAGGAGCGTTTAGATGCCCTCCTAGATGAAGGCAGAAGATTTAACCCCTTCCCTTTGAGTCCTAGACCTTTTTGAGAGTCTAGAGCAACGGAAATCTTTTGTCAGCCTTGAAGTGACCTGATAGACCACTTCCGGGCAGGTGTAAACTCGTGGCATCTCCACGGGCTCTGAGCATTCATTACTAACTGAGCTCACCAGAGTGCTTGTTCTTTCTTCTAGCGTGTGAATTCCTTGGTGGACGATTTGCTGTCTTCTTTGGTCTGCATCAAGCCAAGTATCAGTATGTGTTAGATGAGTACTGCAGAACACAAAACAAGGTGTGTGACATCCTGATGGCCACCAAGAGCCCTGAGATGGGAATGTTGCTTGTTCCTGATTTGGGCCGTATGGAAGGGTATTTTTCCACCTGCTAATTCATGGACTTCAACTTCACGCGCCCCCAGGGTCAGGCTGACTTATTTTTCTAACGCCCTTACCCCACGGTGCTTATCCCTATTGGCCTCTCTCGCCTGAAGTTAGAATGACATGAGATAGGTCCAAGAAGATAGTTGAGTGTGAAGCCTGAGAGCTCTTAAAGAAgaagcttctttttatttttatggccgagcccatggcatgtggaagttcccaggccaggaatggaacctgcgacacagcagcaagccaagccactgcagtgacaatgccagatccttaaccacggcaccacaagggagctcagAGAGTTCCCGTCTTCTTAAAAGTGCATCTCTGCAAATGGGGGAGCTCAGAGATGTCGGGTTCATAGCtaacattttccttatttctctctgTACCAGGGAAGCCACAATGAAAGCGAAAGGAGTGGATCAAAGGCCCAGCTACCAAAGGATCCTAATGAAAAGTGTCACCTGGAGGCTGGGGGCCGAGAGTATGGGACGAGACAGCAGGACGTTGACAAGGGCGCCCCTCAGTAGAGCATCTCATCCAGGGAGGGTCTGGCGGCAGATTCCAGCTCCTGATGGGCCGCGGGGCTCTCCTTCCCCTGGATCTCTGTTCCCTGGTGACTGATTACCATGGCAACCGCACCACAGGCAGTGCTTGTGAGCCAGAGCTTATCTTCATCTCTTTGTGATTTATTCTCCAGCCGTCAAGAAATGAGAACAACTGTGGATTCTTCCTCAATATAAATTGGTATTTATAAGCCTCACAACTCAACTGATGCAAGTCCTGTCTGTCAGTTGTGGGCTGTTAGTATTGAGATTTGCTCGTCGTGCAAATGCCTTAAGGAACTTGGGTGTGGATGTGTTAGGCTGAAACGCCTCTCATGTGGCTAGGGTGCAGAAAAGCTCTGTCTCTCAACAGAAATTTGGGGCGTCATCAAGTCTAAAGAAGGCAAGGTAACCCCCCTTCTTttagtggaaaagaaaatgaggttgaGAGTATACCATTTACTAGATAcaatttatttctgtaaatagCACACTCTGGTCTGCCTAATTCTCTAGAATCAGCAGGAAGTAGATATCTTCCAGGGGACCACTTAATTTTGtttaagtatggttgatttacaatgttgcaccaatttctgctgttcagcaaagtgacccaatcatacacacacacacacacacacacacacacacacacacacacacacatataccttttcttatattct
It encodes the following:
- the FAM177B gene encoding protein FAM177B; the encoded protein is MEKDSFQQRELDKSEPPQRKTPKRIIHFADGDIMEEYSTEEEEEEENKELRTNSTPDPSRLAWGPYLWFWAGRIARISFSTCEFLGGRFAVFFGLHQAKYQYVLDEYCRTQNKGSHNESERSGSKAQLPKDPNEKCHLEAGGREYGTRQQDVDKGAPQ